Proteins from one Algicella marina genomic window:
- a CDS encoding DUF6428 family protein, with protein MPTCPNSLTGLAAALAPHSDKPLEISLDAQPVPAGYHVTELKAASIRSIDCSGRQSAWDETQIQLLDGSGEGDFMATAKFLAIVDRSRTTLPALDHGTLVFETSPGRGPLQRATLDAITFEGGTVRLALTAETTACKPARQGGCCTPATACCSAA; from the coding sequence ATGCCAACCTGCCCGAACTCCCTTACAGGCCTCGCAGCCGCCCTTGCACCCCACAGCGACAAGCCGCTTGAAATCTCGCTCGACGCTCAACCCGTGCCCGCTGGCTACCACGTTACCGAACTGAAGGCGGCATCCATCCGCTCCATTGATTGCAGCGGGCGGCAGAGCGCGTGGGACGAAACCCAGATCCAGTTGCTCGACGGCTCCGGCGAGGGTGACTTCATGGCCACAGCGAAGTTTCTCGCCATCGTCGATCGCTCCCGCACCACCCTTCCCGCCCTCGACCACGGCACACTTGTGTTCGAAACATCGCCCGGCCGTGGCCCCCTCCAACGCGCCACCCTCGACGCGATCACGTTTGAAGGCGGTACCGTCCGGCTCGCCCTCACGGCTGAAACCACGGCCTGCAAACCGGCCCGACAGGGTGGGTGCTGCACCCCGGCCACGGCCTGCTGTTCAGCAGCCTGA
- a CDS encoding DUF4129 domain-containing protein, with product MQILETKGNSGTVRRMFEMAFANSFTRVRTGLHFAAIGLALAVPAAAQENTATTITVIDPPRNQAYTGSLRFTRIDGRLSYVDEANGAIPMDAARITPPEPRKEVDASQIVRIWNGLETGSRIILLAILALLLYVAVKHGRIAARFQRAEVIGDANEVRQAEEAAVPLPEAQSFLQSIRAMKDREEALVKLIAYTLEAAGRQNSIPLRRSETAREFLNRLPSAWPSLPDLRRITMAEELVQFGGRPLAEKTFEDCLRRAENILRGTA from the coding sequence ATGCAAATACTTGAAACCAAGGGCAATAGCGGTACGGTCAGGCGCATGTTCGAGATGGCTTTCGCCAACAGTTTCACGAGGGTACGAACCGGGTTGCACTTCGCAGCGATCGGTCTGGCCCTTGCCGTGCCGGCGGCAGCGCAGGAAAACACTGCCACCACGATCACCGTCATCGACCCGCCGCGAAACCAAGCCTATACTGGCAGCCTGCGCTTCACCCGCATTGACGGCCGGCTGTCCTACGTAGACGAAGCCAACGGCGCCATACCCATGGACGCCGCACGCATCACCCCGCCAGAACCGCGCAAGGAAGTGGATGCGTCACAGATTGTCCGTATCTGGAACGGTCTGGAAACAGGCAGCCGCATCATCCTGCTGGCCATTCTTGCGCTTCTGCTCTACGTCGCCGTGAAACATGGCCGCATCGCCGCCCGCTTCCAGCGCGCCGAAGTCATCGGCGACGCCAACGAGGTACGGCAGGCTGAAGAGGCCGCCGTCCCTCTGCCAGAAGCGCAGTCCTTCCTGCAGTCTATTCGTGCGATGAAGGACAGGGAAGAAGCTCTCGTCAAGCTCATTGCCTATACGCTGGAGGCGGCAGGCCGTCAGAACTCGATCCCGCTCCGCCGGTCCGAGACGGCGCGGGAATTTCTCAACCGTCTGCCATCCGCCTGGCCCAGCCTGCCTGATCTCCGCCGCATCACCATGGCCGAGGAACTGGTTCAGTTTGGCGGCCGTCCACTGGCTGAAAAGACCTTCGAGGATTGCCTGCGCCGGGCAGAGAACATCTTGCGGGGAACCGCATGA
- a CDS encoding stage II sporulation protein M, with protein sequence MNGETGMQDIRSARFRAEREDDWIRLDGLVTRVEKRGLSNLSFDEARELASLYRNTVNALSLAREISLDRALHAYLEALAARAYLAVYAPKKALGGMLWQLFSRGIPQAVRRSGFVLVMAFATMILGGVAGYLLFLEDPTWFNTIVPGGLAGERGILSSRDELEAVLTSGADGSLDRFSAFASYLFSHNTQIALFTFALGVVICVPSTLLTFYNGLVIGAFAALHADRGLAYELFAWLSVHGVTELSAIAIACAGGFHLGLAVLFPGQMTRRDALRHAGYDAVKLAILAAAMLVVAAVLEGFFRQIIQTPETRILVGWGIGGLWLAYFLFSGRGEDKS encoded by the coding sequence ATGAACGGCGAAACCGGCATGCAGGACATCCGCTCCGCCCGCTTCCGCGCCGAGCGGGAGGACGACTGGATCAGGCTCGACGGCCTCGTCACCCGCGTCGAGAAACGCGGCCTCTCCAACCTATCCTTCGACGAAGCCCGCGAACTGGCCTCGCTCTACCGCAACACAGTCAATGCCCTGTCCCTTGCCCGCGAAATCTCGCTCGACAGGGCGCTGCACGCCTATCTGGAGGCACTGGCCGCCCGTGCCTATCTCGCCGTCTACGCGCCGAAAAAAGCGCTTGGCGGCATGCTTTGGCAGTTGTTCTCGCGCGGCATTCCGCAAGCCGTCCGCCGCTCCGGCTTCGTTCTCGTCATGGCTTTCGCCACCATGATCCTCGGTGGTGTCGCCGGCTACCTCCTGTTTCTGGAGGATCCCACGTGGTTCAACACCATCGTCCCCGGCGGGTTGGCCGGTGAACGCGGAATACTCAGCAGCCGTGATGAACTGGAGGCCGTGCTCACCTCCGGCGCCGACGGCAGCCTCGACAGGTTCTCCGCCTTCGCCAGCTACCTGTTCTCGCACAACACCCAGATCGCCCTCTTCACCTTCGCACTCGGCGTGGTCATCTGCGTGCCGTCGACATTGCTCACCTTCTACAACGGCCTTGTTATCGGCGCCTTCGCAGCGCTGCACGCCGATCGCGGCCTCGCCTACGAACTGTTTGCCTGGCTCTCGGTCCACGGCGTGACGGAGCTGTCGGCCATCGCCATCGCCTGTGCCGGCGGCTTCCATCTCGGCCTCGCCGTGCTGTTCCCCGGCCAGATGACCCGCCGCGACGCCCTGCGTCACGCGGGCTACGATGCCGTCAAGCTCGCCATCCTCGCCGCAGCCATGCTCGTGGTCGCCGCCGTTCTCGAAGGCTTCTTCCGGCAGATCATCCAGACACCTGAAACCCGCATCCTCGTCGGCTGGGGCATCGGTGGCCTCTGGCTCGCCTATTTCCTCTTTTCCGGCCGGGGGGAGGACAAGTCATGA
- a CDS encoding RDD family protein yields MSRKPDSRKRPPVPKTRMTEILPPEGVPIRFDLAGLGGRFGAQLVDILLSLLVVSLFIFVLSAADVITGEGVIAILALSMFLLRAPYYITTEILWNGQTLGKRLLGLRVVSGDGRALSPHAITVRNLMKEFEVFVPGTYLLIASNLGIVPGLILLVWIIALLLIPLFNKRRQRLGDIIANTYVISVPRPVLLPDLTRQPTPAAGQFTFLPHHLDHYGRFELQTLEQLLQVRTGTLNAAARRQHDLNLRRVSDAIVARIGFEENIPEADTDAFLRAFYRTQRAYLENRKLFGDTREDKFHNRSETRA; encoded by the coding sequence ATGAGCCGGAAGCCGGACAGCCGCAAGCGTCCACCCGTCCCGAAGACAAGGATGACGGAGATCCTGCCGCCCGAAGGCGTCCCCATCCGCTTCGACCTCGCGGGGCTCGGTGGCAGGTTCGGTGCCCAGCTGGTCGATATCCTCCTGTCGTTGCTGGTCGTTTCCCTGTTCATCTTCGTGCTGTCAGCCGCCGACGTCATTACCGGCGAAGGCGTCATTGCCATCCTCGCGCTCAGCATGTTTCTGCTGCGCGCGCCCTACTACATCACCACGGAAATCCTCTGGAACGGCCAGACGCTCGGCAAGCGCCTGCTCGGCCTGCGCGTCGTCTCCGGCGACGGCCGCGCCCTCAGCCCTCATGCCATCACCGTGCGCAACTTGATGAAGGAGTTCGAGGTCTTCGTTCCCGGAACCTATCTGCTGATCGCCTCCAACCTCGGCATCGTGCCGGGCCTGATCCTGCTGGTCTGGATCATCGCCCTTCTCTTGATCCCGCTGTTCAACAAGCGCCGCCAACGCCTCGGCGATATCATCGCCAACACCTATGTCATCAGTGTCCCGCGCCCGGTGCTGTTGCCCGACCTCACCCGCCAGCCGACGCCTGCCGCCGGCCAGTTCACCTTCCTGCCTCACCATCTGGATCACTACGGCCGCTTCGAATTGCAGACACTGGAGCAATTGCTGCAAGTCAGGACTGGCACGCTCAACGCCGCCGCCCGCAGGCAACACGATCTGAATCTTCGCCGCGTCAGCGATGCCATCGTCGCCCGCATCGGCTTTGAGGAGAACATCCCCGAAGCCGATACCGATGCCTTCCTCCGCGCCTTCTACCGCACCCAGCGCGCCTACCTGGAGAATCGCAAACTCTTCGGCGACACCCGCGAAGACAAGTTCCACAACCGCTCGGAGACACGGGCGTGA
- the nusB gene encoding transcription antitermination factor NusB, translating into MTGSPPDTGRKSNKKQMRSAARLFATQALFQMEASDQSLDDVREEFETHRLGMELDGDTYSEADVDLFRALLHEAVNRQARIDQLTDAALKETWPIARIDPTLRALFRAAGAELVTQDTPPKVTITEFVDVAKAFFPEGRESKFVNAVLDHMARAAQPSAF; encoded by the coding sequence ATGACCGGCTCCCCCCCCGATACCGGCAGAAAATCCAACAAGAAGCAGATGCGCTCCGCCGCCCGCCTGTTTGCCACACAGGCGCTCTTCCAGATGGAGGCCTCCGACCAGTCGCTTGACGACGTGCGCGAGGAGTTCGAGACCCATCGCCTCGGCATGGAACTTGATGGCGACACCTACTCCGAGGCGGACGTGGACCTGTTCCGCGCCCTCCTGCACGAGGCGGTCAACCGTCAGGCAAGGATCGACCAGCTTACCGATGCCGCGCTCAAGGAAACCTGGCCCATCGCACGCATCGACCCGACGCTGCGCGCCCTCTTCCGCGCCGCCGGGGCCGAACTGGTCACACAGGACACCCCGCCGAAAGTGACGATCACCGAATTCGTCGATGTCGCGAAGGCATTCTTTCCAGAGGGGCGCGAAAGCAAGTTCGTCAACGCCGTTCTCGATCACATGGCCCGCGCCGCACAGCCTTCCGCGTTCTGA
- a CDS encoding 6,7-dimethyl-8-ribityllumazine synthase yields MATSITHYSLPAPVFDRPTRIAIVVSPYYREIADQLLAGAKAACEAAKAMYDVIEVPGALEIPPAIGLAARSGEFDGYVALGCVIRGETTHYETVCNDSSRGLMHLGLEGHAIGNGILTVDNVDQAVVRAEAAGQNKGGGAADAALHLVALARRFQASRPVPPADTGEFRVAGSDQTPTIG; encoded by the coding sequence ATGGCCACCAGCATCACCCATTATTCGCTGCCCGCACCGGTCTTCGACCGCCCCACCCGCATCGCCATCGTCGTCTCGCCTTACTACCGCGAAATCGCCGATCAGCTTCTCGCCGGCGCAAAAGCTGCCTGCGAGGCTGCGAAAGCCATGTACGATGTGATCGAAGTGCCCGGGGCGCTGGAAATCCCACCAGCCATCGGGCTGGCCGCCCGTTCCGGTGAGTTTGACGGCTACGTCGCGCTCGGCTGTGTGATCCGGGGCGAAACCACTCACTACGAAACCGTGTGCAACGACAGTTCCCGCGGTCTCATGCACCTCGGCCTCGAAGGCCACGCAATCGGCAATGGCATCCTCACGGTCGATAACGTCGATCAGGCAGTCGTCCGCGCCGAAGCCGCCGGCCAGAACAAGGGCGGCGGTGCCGCCGACGCAGCACTTCACCTCGTGGCTCTCGCCCGCCGCTTTCAGGCAAGCCGTCCCGTCCCTCCCGCCGACACCGGCGAATTCCGTGTCGCCGGGTCGGATCAAACCCCAACGATAGGCTGA
- the ribB gene encoding 3,4-dihydroxy-2-butanone-4-phosphate synthase, with protein sequence MDDASTYTDAISSVDEIIEDARNGRMFILVDHEDRENEGDLVIPAQMATPDAINFMATHGRGLICLALSSQRLDALGLPLMAASNSSRHETAFTVSIEAREGVTTGISAHDRARTVAVAIDQSSGPQDIATPGHVFPLRAREGGVLVRAGHTEAAVDISRLAGLNPSGVICEIMKDDGSMARLPDLVAFAQLHNLKIGTISDLIAYRRKHDNLVRENAVRSVTSEFGGEWMLRIFTDDTEGAEHIALSKGDITTDEPVLVRMHAANPLEDMLGIAPGRSTQLQDAMRIIAAEGRGVVVLLRDMSMKLVREHEASPQTLRQYGLGAQILGSLGVHDMILLTNSPSPKPVALEGYGLTIHGTRRISGGE encoded by the coding sequence ATGGACGACGCCTCAACATACACCGACGCCATCTCCAGCGTCGACGAGATCATCGAAGATGCCCGCAACGGCCGCATGTTCATCCTCGTCGATCACGAGGATCGTGAAAACGAAGGCGATCTCGTCATTCCCGCGCAGATGGCCACGCCGGACGCCATCAATTTCATGGCTACCCACGGTCGCGGCCTGATCTGCCTTGCGCTCTCCAGCCAGCGCCTCGATGCGCTCGGCCTGCCGCTGATGGCCGCGTCCAACTCCTCCCGGCACGAAACCGCCTTCACTGTCTCCATCGAGGCCCGCGAAGGCGTGACAACCGGCATTTCCGCGCATGACCGCGCCCGTACAGTCGCCGTGGCTATCGACCAGTCCTCCGGCCCCCAGGACATCGCCACCCCGGGCCACGTCTTTCCGCTCCGCGCCCGCGAAGGCGGCGTGTTGGTCCGCGCCGGCCACACCGAGGCGGCGGTGGACATCTCCCGCCTCGCCGGTCTCAACCCTTCGGGCGTCATCTGCGAGATCATGAAGGACGACGGCTCGATGGCCCGTCTGCCCGATCTCGTCGCCTTCGCCCAGTTGCACAACCTCAAGATCGGAACCATCTCCGACCTGATCGCCTACCGCCGAAAGCACGACAACCTCGTCCGGGAAAATGCGGTCCGGTCCGTCACTTCCGAATTCGGCGGCGAATGGATGCTGCGCATTTTCACTGACGACACCGAGGGGGCGGAGCATATTGCCCTGTCCAAGGGCGACATCACCACCGATGAACCGGTGCTCGTGCGCATGCACGCCGCCAACCCGCTGGAGGACATGCTCGGCATCGCTCCCGGCCGCTCCACCCAGTTGCAGGACGCGATGCGCATCATCGCCGCCGAAGGGCGCGGCGTCGTCGTCCTCCTGCGCGACATGTCGATGAAACTGGTGCGAGAGCACGAGGCTTCGCCGCAAACCCTGCGGCAATACGGTCTCGGCGCCCAGATCCTCGGCTCCCTCGGCGTGCACGACATGATCCTGCTCACGAACTCACCCAGCCCCAAGCCCGTCGCGCTTGAAGGGTACGGGCTGACTATTCACGGCACCCGCCGCATATCCGGAGGTGAATGA
- a CDS encoding riboflavin synthase, whose protein sequence is MFTGIVTDIGEILLVEEKGDLRARIGTAYVAESIDLGASIACEGVCLTVVDRGTTEGRHWFDVDISAETLARTNLGTWKPGTPVNLERALRVGDELGGHIVSGHIDGLARVLETADVGDSTRVTFEAPEDLAPFIAEKGSVALNGTSLTVNTVTGNRFDINFIPHTKSQTTWGNVAAGDAVNLEIDTLARYVARLNATQPK, encoded by the coding sequence ATGTTTACCGGAATAGTAACAGATATTGGCGAAATCCTGCTTGTCGAGGAAAAGGGCGATCTGCGTGCCCGCATCGGCACCGCTTACGTGGCGGAAAGCATCGATCTCGGCGCCTCCATCGCCTGTGAGGGCGTGTGCCTGACGGTGGTGGATCGTGGCACGACGGAGGGTCGCCACTGGTTTGATGTCGACATCTCCGCCGAAACTCTGGCCCGCACCAACCTCGGCACCTGGAAACCCGGCACACCCGTCAACCTGGAACGCGCGCTGCGCGTCGGTGATGAACTCGGCGGCCACATCGTCTCCGGCCATATCGACGGCCTGGCACGAGTGCTCGAGACAGCGGATGTCGGCGACAGCACCCGCGTCACCTTCGAGGCCCCTGAAGACCTTGCACCGTTCATCGCTGAAAAAGGCTCCGTCGCCCTCAACGGCACATCACTGACCGTCAACACCGTCACCGGCAACCGCTTCGACATCAACTTCATCCCCCACACCAAAAGCCAGACGACGTGGGGTAATGTCGCCGCGGGTGATGCCGTCAACCTTGAGATCGACACCCTGGCCCGTTATGTGGCCCGTCTGAACGCAACTCAGCCGAAATGA
- a CDS encoding AAA family ATPase, with amino-acid sequence MNLEELREQADLVRTEIGKAVRGQDAAVDMLLTALFSRGHCLLEGPPGTAKTLLAQSLASALAIDFGRIQFTPDLMPGDVLGVNIFDFGSSSFRLTKGPVFTDILLADEINRAPPKTQAALLQVMNERVATIDGTDYRLGPDFFVVATQNPIEQQGTYPLPEAQLDRFLFKLVIDFPDAAAELDILKLHATQSLDHEARRADIRPVIGAEELQAGRDLVDSIRLDDTILLYILKIVRATREDQEIRHGASTRAADAIAGAVRARAALAGRDYAIPDDVQHLIVPALRHRIVLGPTAEIEGRTAEDVMKNILNRIEAPK; translated from the coding sequence ATGAATTTGGAAGAACTTCGCGAACAAGCTGATCTTGTCCGCACCGAAATCGGCAAGGCAGTCCGCGGGCAGGATGCAGCCGTCGACATGCTGCTCACCGCCCTGTTCTCTCGTGGCCACTGCCTGCTGGAGGGCCCGCCGGGCACCGCCAAGACCCTGCTCGCCCAGAGTCTCGCCTCCGCGCTTGCCATCGACTTCGGCCGGATCCAGTTCACACCGGACCTGATGCCCGGTGATGTCCTCGGCGTGAACATCTTCGACTTCGGTTCCTCCAGCTTCCGCCTGACAAAGGGTCCGGTCTTCACCGACATCCTGCTCGCGGATGAAATCAACCGTGCCCCGCCCAAGACCCAGGCCGCGCTGCTTCAGGTCATGAACGAACGTGTCGCCACCATCGACGGCACCGATTACCGGCTCGGCCCCGATTTCTTCGTCGTCGCCACCCAGAACCCGATCGAACAGCAGGGCACATATCCACTGCCCGAAGCCCAGCTTGACCGCTTCCTGTTCAAGCTTGTCATCGACTTCCCGGATGCCGCCGCCGAACTCGACATCCTCAAGCTCCACGCCACCCAGTCGCTGGATCATGAGGCCCGCCGCGCCGATATCAGGCCGGTGATCGGGGCAGAAGAGCTGCAGGCCGGACGCGACCTCGTGGACAGTATCCGCCTCGACGACACGATCCTGCTCTATATCCTGAAGATCGTCCGCGCCACGCGGGAGGATCAGGAAATCCGCCACGGCGCCTCCACCCGCGCCGCCGACGCCATCGCCGGCGCTGTCCGTGCCCGCGCCGCCCTCGCCGGTCGCGATTACGCCATCCCGGATGATGTCCAGCACCTCATCGTTCCCGCCCTCCGCCACCGCATCGTCCTCGGCCCCACCGCCGAGATCGAGGGGCGCACCGCCGAAGACGTGATGAAGAACATCCTCAACCGGATCGAGGCGCCGAAATAA
- the parC gene encoding DNA topoisomerase IV subunit A: protein MADTDDTNDIPEGDLHEPLRRALGDRYLTYALSTITDRALPDARDGLKPVHRRVLYVMQQLRLEPTGSYRKCATVVGEAMGKYHPHGDQSIYDALARMAQDFNMRYPLVDGQGNFGNIDGDNPAAMRYTECKMTTVSTAMMGGLTEDAVDFRPNFDGRDTEPTVLPAALPNLLANGAAGIAVGMATNIPPHNVGELVDACLHLIKAPNARDETLLDYVPGPDFPTGGVLVEDRAVIAEAYRTGRGAFRMRARWHREDLGRGQWQIVVTEIPFQVQKSKLIEKVAEIINAKKIPILGDIRDESAEDIRLILEPKSRSVDPELLMETVFRQTDLETRFSMNMNVLIDGRVPRVCSLKEVLRAYLDHRREVLLRRSRHRLEKIDARLEVLEGYIIAFLNLDRVIEIIRTEDEPKPVMMAEFELTDVQAEAILNMRLRALRRLEEMELRREREDLLQEREGLQALLASEDMQWSAIADQLREIRKQFGAPARFKGITFAGDLNALKDELGADYPPGARRTGFDSVPDVAEVPLEAMIEREPITVVCSAMGWIRAMKGHVSLDAEMKFKDGDGPRFAFHAETTDKLLAFGANGRFYTLSCANLPGGRGMGEPVRLMVDLPNEAELVALFLHKPGRKLLVASSAGDGFIVPEAEVLAQTRTGRQVLNVKDGVTALVCKPVEGDHVAVVGQNRKVLVFPLDELPEMGRGKGVRLQKYKDGGLSDARTFALENGLQWKDSGGRTRTETELGDYLAKRAGAGRMAPRGFPRDNTFTE, encoded by the coding sequence ATGGCTGATACCGACGATACGAACGATATACCGGAAGGTGACCTGCATGAGCCGCTCCGGCGGGCGCTGGGTGACCGGTACCTGACTTATGCGCTGTCCACCATAACGGACAGGGCTTTGCCGGATGCCCGTGACGGATTGAAGCCGGTGCATCGCCGTGTGCTTTACGTGATGCAGCAGTTGCGGCTGGAGCCGACGGGTTCGTACCGGAAATGCGCAACGGTGGTCGGTGAGGCGATGGGCAAGTACCACCCTCATGGCGACCAGTCGATCTATGACGCGCTGGCGCGGATGGCGCAGGATTTCAACATGCGCTACCCGCTGGTCGACGGGCAGGGCAACTTCGGCAACATCGACGGCGATAACCCGGCTGCGATGCGCTACACCGAGTGCAAGATGACGACGGTGAGCACCGCGATGATGGGCGGGCTGACGGAGGATGCCGTCGATTTCCGCCCCAACTTCGACGGCCGCGATACGGAGCCAACCGTACTGCCGGCAGCGCTGCCGAATCTGCTGGCCAATGGCGCGGCGGGGATCGCCGTGGGCATGGCCACGAACATTCCGCCGCATAACGTGGGCGAACTGGTGGACGCCTGCCTGCACCTGATCAAGGCGCCGAACGCGCGGGACGAGACGCTGCTGGATTACGTACCCGGCCCGGATTTCCCGACGGGTGGTGTGCTGGTGGAGGATCGCGCGGTGATCGCCGAGGCTTACCGGACGGGGCGCGGGGCGTTCCGGATGCGGGCGCGCTGGCATCGGGAGGATCTCGGGCGCGGGCAGTGGCAGATCGTGGTTACCGAAATTCCGTTTCAGGTGCAGAAGTCGAAGCTCATCGAGAAGGTGGCGGAGATTATCAACGCCAAGAAGATCCCGATCCTTGGTGACATCCGCGATGAGAGTGCCGAGGATATCCGGCTGATCCTGGAGCCGAAATCGCGCAGCGTCGATCCCGAATTGCTGATGGAGACGGTGTTCCGGCAGACGGACCTCGAAACCCGTTTCTCGATGAACATGAACGTGCTGATCGACGGCAGGGTACCGAGGGTGTGCAGCCTGAAGGAAGTGCTGCGCGCCTACCTCGACCATCGGCGCGAGGTGTTGTTGCGCCGCTCCCGCCACCGGCTGGAGAAGATCGACGCGCGGCTGGAGGTGCTGGAGGGCTATATCATCGCCTTCCTCAACCTCGACCGGGTGATCGAGATCATCCGCACCGAGGATGAGCCGAAGCCGGTGATGATGGCGGAGTTCGAGCTGACGGACGTGCAGGCCGAGGCGATCCTGAACATGCGGCTGCGGGCGTTGCGACGGCTGGAAGAGATGGAGTTGCGGCGCGAGCGCGAGGATCTGTTGCAGGAGCGCGAAGGTCTGCAGGCGCTGCTGGCCAGCGAGGACATGCAGTGGAGTGCGATCGCCGACCAGTTGCGCGAGATCCGCAAGCAGTTCGGCGCGCCGGCACGGTTCAAGGGGATAACCTTTGCCGGGGACCTGAACGCGCTGAAGGACGAATTGGGCGCGGATTATCCGCCGGGAGCGCGGCGCACCGGGTTTGACAGTGTGCCGGACGTGGCCGAGGTGCCGCTGGAGGCGATGATCGAGCGTGAGCCGATCACTGTTGTCTGTTCCGCCATGGGCTGGATCCGGGCGATGAAGGGGCATGTGTCGCTGGACGCGGAGATGAAGTTCAAGGACGGCGATGGGCCGCGCTTTGCCTTCCATGCCGAGACGACGGACAAGCTGCTGGCATTCGGGGCGAACGGACGGTTCTACACGCTGAGTTGTGCCAACCTGCCGGGCGGGCGCGGCATGGGCGAGCCGGTGCGGCTGATGGTGGACCTGCCGAACGAGGCCGAACTGGTGGCGCTGTTCCTGCACAAGCCGGGGCGCAAGCTGCTGGTGGCCTCGAGCGCAGGCGACGGGTTCATCGTGCCGGAGGCAGAGGTGCTGGCGCAGACGCGCACGGGCCGACAGGTGCTGAACGTGAAGGACGGCGTCACGGCGCTGGTGTGCAAGCCGGTGGAGGGCGACCACGTAGCCGTGGTGGGCCAGAACCGCAAGGTGCTGGTGTTCCCGCTGGACGAATTGCCCGAGATGGGCCGAGGCAAGGGCGTGCGGCTGCAGAAGTACAAGGATGGCGGCCTGTCGGATGCGCGGACTTTCGCGCTGGAAAACGGGTTGCAGTGGAAGGACAGCGGCGGGCGCACGCGGACGGAAACCGAGCTTGGCGACTATCTGGCGAAGCGGGCCGGGGCCGGGCGAATGGCGCCGCGCGGCTTCCCGAGGGACAACACGTTTACCGAGTGA
- a CDS encoding DUF58 domain-containing protein: protein MRPSRRLLAIASAFLAATALTVSALAAPLLPVALLWGALLSFMLADLAISPSRRAIAVEVTAPDEVFTGEDAIIRASIRSQGQPIPTSLSAILELSGDLGTRQDFTLRGSSRAVLGEARVPARRRGTFALPGLWLSWPSRLGLWEFTPHFSLDTVLRVIPNIRPVVSGQIDVRVQSDLYGVKENALVGEGSEFHQMRDFMPGMDTRGIDWKRSARRRDLVVKEMQSERNHQIIVALDNGYLMREELAGLPKIDHAVNAALATAWAAGIGGDLVGLYSFDAVPRLFVPPQPGRAAFPALRAHTADLSYQTASSNPTLALAHLNGKLNRRSLIIIFSDFADTTTAELLVENLTVLNRAHVIIFATFSDPELEWRVGTAAHSLNGMAEAVAATEMVKERRLVLDGLSRIGVICLETNPGELTARLVSTYLEIKAQELI from the coding sequence ATGCGACCGAGCCGCCGACTGCTGGCCATCGCATCGGCGTTCCTCGCGGCAACGGCGCTGACGGTCAGCGCCCTTGCCGCGCCGCTCCTGCCTGTCGCCCTCCTCTGGGGGGCGCTGCTGTCGTTCATGCTCGCCGATCTTGCCATCAGCCCCTCCCGCCGCGCCATCGCGGTGGAGGTGACGGCCCCCGACGAAGTGTTCACCGGTGAGGATGCGATCATCCGGGCTTCCATCCGCAGCCAGGGTCAGCCAATCCCTACCAGCCTGTCGGCCATTCTTGAGCTCTCCGGCGATCTCGGCACCCGTCAGGATTTCACCCTGCGCGGGTCGTCCCGCGCCGTTCTCGGAGAGGCCCGCGTGCCCGCCCGTCGCCGCGGCACCTTCGCCCTGCCCGGCCTCTGGCTCTCGTGGCCGTCCCGCCTCGGCCTCTGGGAATTCACGCCCCATTTCTCCCTCGACACCGTCCTCCGGGTCATCCCCAACATCCGGCCCGTCGTTTCCGGCCAGATCGACGTGCGTGTTCAGTCGGATCTCTACGGCGTGAAGGAAAACGCGCTCGTCGGCGAAGGATCCGAATTCCACCAGATGCGCGACTTCATGCCCGGGATGGACACCCGCGGAATTGACTGGAAGCGCTCCGCCCGCCGCCGCGATCTCGTGGTCAAGGAGATGCAGTCCGAACGCAACCACCAGATCATCGTCGCTCTCGACAACGGTTACCTGATGCGCGAAGAACTGGCAGGCCTGCCGAAGATCGACCACGCCGTCAACGCAGCCCTTGCCACCGCATGGGCCGCAGGCATCGGCGGCGATCTGGTCGGCCTCTACAGTTTCGACGCCGTGCCACGCCTCTTCGTCCCGCCCCAGCCCGGCCGTGCCGCCTTTCCGGCCTTGCGCGCCCACACCGCCGACCTCTCCTACCAGACCGCAAGTTCCAATCCGACGCTGGCGCTGGCGCACCTCAACGGCAAACTCAACCGCCGCAGCCTGATCATCATCTTTTCGGACTTCGCCGATACCACCACAGCGGAACTGCTGGTCGAGAACCTCACTGTCCTGAATCGCGCCCATGTGATCATCTTCGCCACCTTCTCGGACCCCGAACTGGAGTGGCGCGTCGGCACCGCCGCCCACTCGCTCAACGGCATGGCCGAAGCCGTGGCCGCGACAGAAATGGTAAAGGAGCGCCGCTTAGTGCTGGACGGCCTGTCCCGCATCGGTGTCATCTGCCTCGAAACCAACCCCGGCGAACTCACCGCCCGTCTCGTCTCCACCTACCTCGAAATCAAGGCGCAGGAACTGATATGA